A region of Acinetobacter sp. WCHA45 DNA encodes the following proteins:
- the merR gene encoding Hg(II)-responsive transcriptional regulator has protein sequence MQINFENLTIGVFAKAAGVNVETIRFYQRKGLLPEPDKPYGSIRRYGEADVTRVRFVKSAQRLGFSLDEIAELLRLEDGTHCEEASGLAEHKLKDVREKMADLARMEAVLSELVCACHARKGNVSCPLIASLQDGTKLAASARGSHGVTTP, from the coding sequence ATGCAAATTAATTTTGAGAATCTGACCATTGGCGTTTTTGCCAAGGCGGCCGGGGTCAATGTGGAGACCATCCGGTTCTACCAGCGCAAGGGCCTGCTGCCGGAGCCAGACAAGCCCTATGGCAGCATTCGCCGCTATGGCGAGGCGGATGTAACACGAGTGCGGTTCGTGAAATCGGCCCAGCGGCTGGGCTTTAGCCTGGACGAAATCGCCGAGCTACTGCGGCTGGAGGATGGCACCCATTGCGAGGAAGCCAGCGGCCTGGCCGAGCACAAGCTCAAGGATGTGCGCGAGAAGATGGCCGACTTGGCACGCATGGAGGCCGTGCTGTCTGAACTGGTGTGCGCCTGCCATGCGCGGAAAGGGAACGTTTCCTGCCCGCTGATTGCGTCACTGCAAGACGGAACGAAGCTCGCTGCATCGGCGCGGGGGAGTCACGGGGTGACTACGCCTTAG
- a CDS encoding IS6-like element IS1007 family transposase, which produces MNPFHGRHFQGEIILWAVRWYCKYGISYRELQEMLAERGVNVDHTTIYRWVQRYAPEMEKRLRWYWRNPTDRHLWHLDETYVKVNGKWAYLYRAVDQRGHTLDFYLSARRNTHSAYCFLGKILNHVKKWQIPRVINTDKAHTYGRALSRLKQEGKCPEDLDHRQIKYKNNVIECDHGKLKRIIKATLGFKSMKTAYATIKGIEVMRALRKGQASLFYNGNILGEVWLVNRVFGL; this is translated from the coding sequence ATGAATCCTTTCCATGGTCGGCATTTTCAGGGCGAAATCATTCTTTGGGCTGTGCGCTGGTATTGTAAATATGGCATTAGCTATCGTGAACTGCAGGAAATGCTCGCTGAACGTGGAGTGAATGTTGATCACACCACAATTTATCGCTGGGTTCAGCGTTATGCTCCAGAAATGGAAAAACGTTTACGTTGGTATTGGCGTAATCCTACAGATCGACATTTATGGCATCTGGATGAAACTTACGTAAAAGTGAATGGCAAATGGGCATATCTATACCGTGCAGTTGACCAACGTGGCCATACTCTTGATTTCTATCTTTCTGCTAGACGAAATACCCATTCAGCTTATTGTTTTCTTGGTAAGATTTTGAATCATGTCAAAAAATGGCAGATTCCACGAGTCATAAACACTGATAAGGCTCATACCTATGGCCGTGCTTTGTCGCGACTAAAACAGGAAGGAAAGTGTCCTGAAGACCTGGACCATCGACAGATTAAATACAAGAATAACGTGATTGAATGTGATCATGGCAAGCTCAAACGGATCATCAAGGCTACGTTGGGATTCAAGTCTATGAAAACGGCTTATGCCACAATTAAAGGAATTGAGGTTATGCGTGCTCTACGCAAAGGACAAGCTTCATTATTTTATAACGGTAATATTCTAGGAGAAGTTTGGCTAGTAAATAGAGTTTTCGGTCTCTAA